A genomic segment from Bradysia coprophila strain Holo2 chromosome III, BU_Bcop_v1, whole genome shotgun sequence encodes:
- the LOC119078122 gene encoding kunitz-type serine protease inhibitor kunitoxin-Phi1, producing the protein MNTTSRKYTQIATVALIFGYVLLISYTTDAQPIDMYDEVMLSDEKLLLKMADLIDSIGNDEEDDGRRGPNEQLIESPAERCLLPIRKGVCRALIPRWSYDLETKKCVEFKFGGCDGNGNNFGTEKQCMDACEGV; encoded by the coding sequence ATGAATACAACGTCGAGAAAATATACCCAAATCGCAACAGTTGCATTAATATTTGGATATGTACTACTGATCTCCTACACAACGGACGCTCAGCCTATTGACATGTACGACGAAGTCATGTTATCTGATGAAAAGCTACTCCTTAAGATGGCTGATTTAATCGATTCCATTGGCAACGATGAAGAAGATGATGGCCGTAGAGGTCCTAATGAGCAGCTTATCGAATCACCAGCTGAACGATGTTTGTTGCCGATCAGGAAGGGAGTATGCCGTGCATTGATTCCGCGATGGAGCTATGATcttgaaacaaagaaatgcGTTGAATTCAAATTTGGCGGTTGTGATGGGAATGGCAACAATTTTGGAACGGAAAAACAGTGTATGGATGCTTGCGAAGGTGTTTAG
- the LOC119077407 gene encoding uncharacterized protein LOC119077407, protein MKTLTVKDLQSLRSLYGNKGPKYIPTIALLDHFIDRFVNHPEWTDQVKFSTINERTLNDGTFMMAYATVDGPIIVFNSLEPKSIKNLAELLNTLNYSKENFYTFWTITEEFKILIENLVKAHDLEVIENYDCFCHVFKINRDDVLKMIKDAPDGFYYDSLKESDIPKIQSTLTYMVERGYLEAVINYNPTTALYTNDGELIAWAIMHESGESGMLEVVEQYKRRGIGRELVLRQTIKLLDKRRILFRYILHGNDVAKGFSEGVNEKISDATAAGKFNFVTLKPRINDNLKKSKL, encoded by the exons atgaaaactttaacGGTCAAAGATCTGCAATCTCTGCGTAGTTTGTATGGAAACAAAGGACCGAAATATATTCCGACCATTGCACTTCTTGACCATTTTATCGATCGTTTCGTAAATCATCCAGAATGGACGGATCAAGTTAAGTTTTCAACTATAAACGAACGTACCTTGAATGATGGAACATTTATGATGGCTTATGCAACCGTCGACGGGCCAATAATTGTGTTCAATAGTTTAGAACCAAAATCGATCAAAAATTTAGCGGAATTATTAAACACTTTGAACTACTCCAAGGAAAACTTTTATACTTTTTGGACCATTACTGAGgagtttaaaattttaattgaaaatttagtgAAAGCCCATGATCTGGaagtaattgaaaattatgacTGTTTTTGCcacgttttcaaaattaatcgGGATGATGTGTTGAAAATGATCAAAGA TGCGCCGGACGGATTTTATTACGACTCGTTGAAAGAGTCAGACATTCCAAAAATTCAGTCAACTCTGACTTATATGGTTGAACGTGGATACTTAGAAGCAGTAATCAACTATAATCCTACGACGGCACTCTACACCAATGACGGAGAGCTAATAGCATGGGCAATTATGCACGAAAGTGGTGAATCGGGAATGCTTGAAGTGGTTGAACAATACAAGAGACGAGGAATTGGAAGAGAATTGGTTTTGAGGCAGACGATTAAGCTTCTAGACAAGAGAAGAATTCTTTTTAGATACATTCTTCACGGCAATGATGTTGCAAAAGGTTTCAGTGAAGgtgttaatgaaaaaattagtGATGCCACTGCAgctggaaaatttaattttgttacttTGAAGCCGAGAATTAATGATAACTTGAAGAAATCGAAACTTTAA
- the LOC119076475 gene encoding ovochymase-2-like translates to MLPNVCIVRSLIVVFIHLGFNEISANECGTTEYIDPKIVGGTATVRGAWPFLAALFYVEDPKFFCGSTLISGKHVLTAAHCVRQKNSRRKLAPEDVTVLLGAYNLDVKLERGAEQRDVEEIYLHPDWRAFSEKYDADLAILVLSRIVEFTKYIRPICMPDDDLPTDTSGSIVGWGLSERSKGNNRESIPLHAYTKALNDTYCYTTQQFIAMFSSMRAFCGAGEGSPNKGDSGGGFFILSGSSWIQYGIISASLSDARGNVLPNSFTLYTNLRAFRSWIDETVEKGGSSVMTAREKEKVKTDVWCNYEIVPESLYKCSVWGVNVTNTNVEVGSITGSHLSGYDAHNVRQIWFWTGTLEHIPSGIGRKFNVLEKFVVGFEDRNLGLKLLQRSNFKDMENLWYIDVNYNNIEIVDEDTLRDLPNLKYFVINNNKLKMLQKYTFEKNAKLEHVNANSNQLEFLDGDLFKNNPLLEEALFKDNNLKTISVDFTRLGSIKTIDFRGNQCIDKTLGDVNNSTEFQTLLNYQCSRIEDRIFFS, encoded by the exons ATGTTGCCGAATGTGTGCATTGTGAGGTCACTGATTGTGGTGTTCATACATTTGGGATTTAATGAAATCAGTGCAAACGAATGTGGTACGACAGAATATATTGATCCGAAAATAGTAGGAGGTACTGCAACGGTTAGAGGTGCCTGGCCCTTCTTGGCTGCGCTGTTCTACGTTGAAGACCCGAAATTTTTCTGTGGATCTACGTTAATATCTGGAAAGCATGTGCTAACAG CTGCTCACTGTgttcgacaaaaaaattcgCGTAGGAAACTTGCACCAGAAG ATGTGACTGTTCTTCTTGGTGCGTACAATCTtgatgtaaaattagaaagaGGTGCTGAACAAAGAGATGtagaagaaatttatttgcatcCGGATTGGAGAGCATTTAGTGAGAAATATGATGCTGACTTAGCAATATTAGTTCTAAGTCGAATAGTAGAGTTTACAAAGTACATTCGTCCTATTTGTATGCCTGACGATGACCTTCCTACTGATACGTCTGGATCGATTGTTG GATGGGGTCTTTCCGAGAGAAGCAAAGGAAATAACCGTGAGTCGATTCCACTCCACGCCTACACAAAAGCTTTGAACGATACGTATTGCTATACAACACAACAATTTATTGCAATGTTTTCATCGATGAGGGCATTTTGCGGCGCCGGTGAAGGATCACCTAACAAAGGCGACAGTGGTG GTGGTTTTTTCATTCTTTCCGGCTCGTCTTGGATTCAATATGGAATTATTTCGGCTTCTCTGTCCGATGCAAGGGGTAATGTGCTACCAAATTCATTCACACTCTATACAAATTTGAGAGCATTCAGGAGTTGGATAGACGAAACGGTTGAAAAAGGTGGAAGCAGTGTGATGACAGCGAGAGAAAAAGAGAAGGTGAAAACTGATGTGTGGTGTAATTATGAGATCGTTCCTGAGAGTTT GTACAAATGTTCTGTATGGGGTGTTAACGTTACGAATACAAATGTTGAGGTTGGTTCAATCACCGGCTCACATTTAAGTGGGTATGATGCACATAATGTAAGACAAATCTGGTTTTGGACTGGTACACTCGAGCATATACCGTCTGGCATTGGCCGGAAGTTCAAcgttttggaaaaatttgtggTTGGTTTTGAAGACAGAAATTTGGGATTGAAGCTccttcaacgttcaaattttaaaGACATGGAAAACCTATGGTATATAGATGTAAACTATAATAACATTGAGATTGTTGACGAAGATACTCTAAGAGACcttccaaatttaaaatattttgtaataaacaacaacaagcTAAAGATGTTGCAGAAGTACACTTTCGAAAAGAACGCTAAACTGGAACATGTCAATGCTAATTCCAATCAGCTCGAATTTTTGGATGgtgatcttttcaaaaataatccaTTGCTGGAGGAAGCCCTTTTTAAAGacaacaatttgaaaacaatttccgTCGATTTTACACGCTTGGGGTCAATCAAAACAATCGATTTTCGCGGAAATCAATGCATAGACAAGACACTTGGCGATGTTAATAATTCTACCGAGTTTCAAACTCTTCTCAACTACCAGTGCAGTCGAATCGAGGATCGAATTTTTTTCAGTTGA
- the LOC119076484 gene encoding prostasin-like — MSSNVCIVRSLILLFIHLGFKEISANECGTTEYIDPKIVGGTATVRGAWPFLAALFYVEDPKFFCGSTVISGKHVLTAAHCVQQKNSRRKLAPEDVTVLLGAYNLDLKIERGIEQRDVEAIYLHPDWRAFSDQYDADLAILVLSRIVEFTKYIRPICMPADDLPIDTPGSIVGWGLSERSTDNHPESIPLHAYTKALNDSYCYTTQQFLALFSSTRVFCGGGEGSPNKGDSGGGFFILSGSSWTQYGIISASISDARGNVLPNSFTLYTNLRAFRSWIDETVEKDGSSVMTAREKEKVKTDVWCNYEIVLESLYKCSVWGVNVTNTNFEVGSFTGSHVNGYDAQNVTEIWFWTGTLEHIPFGIGRKFNVLEKFWVSYDDRNLGLKRLQRSNFKDMGHLWYIDVKYNDVDTVDEDTLRDLPNLKYFVINNNKLKMLQKHTFEKNTKLKHVNANSNQLQFVHGDLFKNNQLLEEALFKDNNLKTISVDFTRLGSIKTIDFRGNQCIDKELGDVNNSTELQTLLNYQCNRMDRFFFS, encoded by the exons ATGTCGTCGAATGTGTGTATAGTGAGgtctttgattttgttgttcatACATTTGGGATTTAAGGAAATCAGTGCAAACGAATGTGGTACGACAGAATATATTGATCCGAAAATAGTAGGAGGTACTGCAACGGTTAGAGGTGCCTGGCCCTTCTTGGCTGCGCTGTTCTACGTTGAAGACCCGAAATTCTTTTGTGGATCTACGGTTATATCTGGAAAGCATGTGCTAACAG CTGCTCACtgtgttcaacaaaaaaattcgcgTAGGAAACTCGCACCAGAAG ATGTGACTGTTCTCCTGGGTGCGTATAATCTTGACTTAAAAATCGAAAGAGGTATTGAACAGAGAGATGTGGAAGCAATTTATTTACATCCGGATTGGAGAGCATTTAGTGATCAATATGATGCCGACTTAGCAATATTAGTTCTAAGTCGAATAGTTGAGTTTACAAAGTACATTCGTCCTATTTGTATGCCTGCCGATGATCTTCCGATTGATACGCCTGGATCGATTGTTG GATGGGGTCTTTCCGAGAGAAGCACAGACAACCACCCTGAGTCGATTCCACTTCACGCTTACACGAAAGCTTTAAACGATTCGTATTGCTATACGACACAACAATTTCTTGCATTGTTTTCATCGACGAGGGTATTTTGTGGCGGCGGTGAAGGATCACCTAACAAAGGCGACAGTGGTG GTGGTTTCTTCATTCTTTCCGGCTCGTCATGGACCCAATATGGAATTATTTCCGCTTCTATATCTGACGCAAGGGGTAATGTGTTACCAAATTCATTCACACTCTATACAAATTTGAGGGCATTCAGGAGCTGGATAGACGAAACGGTAGAAAAAGATGGAAGCAGTGTGATGACAGCGAGAGAAAAAGAGAAGGTGAAAACTGATGTGTGGTGTAATTATGAGATTGTTCTTGAGAGTTT GTACAAATGTTCTGTATGGGGGGTTAACGTGACGAATACAAATTTCGAGGTTGGATCATTCACTGGCTCACATGTAAATGGATATGATGcacaaaatgtaacagaaaTCTGGTTTTGGACTGGTACACTCGAGCATATACCGTTTGGCATTGGTCGAAAGTTCAACGttttggagaaattttggGTCAGTTACGATGACAGAAATTTGGGATTGAAACGCTTACAACGATCAAATTTTAAAGACATGGGACACCTATGGTATATAGATGTTAAATATAATGACGTAGATACTGTTGACGAAGATACTTTGAGAGACcttccaaatttaaaatattttgttataaataacAACAAGCtcaaaatgttgcaaaagcaCACTTTTGAAAAGAACACCAAACTAAAACACGTTAATGCTAACTCCAATCAGCTGCAATTTGTGCATGgtgatcttttcaaaaataatcaattgcTGGAGGAAGCTCTTTTCAAAGACAACAATTTGAAAACCATTTCGGTCGATTTTACACGCTTGGGGTCAATCAAAACAATCGATTTTCGCGGAAATCAATGCATAGACAAGGAACTTGGCGATGTTAATAATTCTACCGAGCTTCAAACTCTTCTCAACTACCAGTGCAATCGAAtggatcgattttttttcagttaa
- the LOC119076635 gene encoding interaptin-like — MENPPTKMEPAASAQDAKPHKRKLTKEEKKAKRLEKKRLKGLKKIEKEKQLIRDRLNREVKYSKKNYEKVKRHWLEFMNRLKSAELKKNLDETWAEFQYLSDWKDNYIQMMIDNRTELEEKFQWDGEKHLELINYLMSICNSLAKSLTTVFETEINHMLSEYRNEEYRQHVSAQRKTYIENIFHATTTHAIDAMTRSRNKFLEDENELAIAHIVKRDALRDSIVGNMNRVYQQMLSLYEDVKSNSQTTDRVKVYKELMEQERMHRENITIIQKKSDSLEKEIVQLKDELQTLLAEHKKVLNKMSDEKHDLSDKFRNVTVDFELKLKEDKEMLKFLVVESEKTLTDLRSLLKKGKNIFDISQLCKKYKTENETIQPWDDRTFKTDKEVKDALSDHNLKHLSKMDLFWYRTSVVQTANRELTEEKIELQKENENLQQLVRSYFQQQQYKSDVESLNINKFVTAIIPTQEAAQMFKRKRNE; from the exons atggaaaatccaCCAACAAAGATGGAGCCAGCAGCCAGCGCCCAAGACGCTAAGCCACACAAACGCAAACTAACAAAGGAAGAGAAAAAGGCTAAAAGATTAGAGAAGAAACGATTGAAAGGtctgaagaaaattgaaaaggaaAAGCAATTAATTCGCGATCGTCTGAACCGCGAagtaaaatattccaaaaagaATTATGAAAAGGTCAAACGACATTGGTTGGAGTTTATGAATAGGCTAAAATCGGCCGAGCTGAAAAAGAATTTGGAC GAAACATGGGCGGAATTTCAGTACCTATCTGATTGGAAGGATAATTACATACAAATGATGATCGATAATCGTACGGaattggaagaaaaatttcagtGGGACGGCGAGAAACATCTAGAGTTGATCAATTATCTGATGa GTATTTGTAATTCTTTGGCCAAATCACTAACAACAGTTTTCGAGACAGAGATCAATCACATGTTGTCTGAATATCGAAATGAGGAATACAGGCAGCATGTGTCTGCGCAACGTAAAACttacatcgaaaatatttttcatgcaaCAACAACTCATGCAATCGATGCAATGACTCGAAGTCGTAATAAATTTCTGGAAGACGAGAACGAACTGGCAATAGCTCACATTGTCAAACGTGATGCCTTGAGAGACTCAATCGTTGGGAATATGAATAGAGTCTATCAGCAAATGTTGTCACTGTATGAGGATGTAAAATCGAACAGTCAGACAACTGATCGCGTCAAAGTGTACAAGGAGCTTATGGAACAGGAACGAATGCATCGtgaaaatattacaataattcaaaagaaatcGGATTCGCTTGAAAAAGAAATAGTCCAATTGAAGGATGAACTGCAAACACTTTTAGCCGAACACAAGAAGGTTCTCAATAAAATGAGCGATGAAAAGCATGATTTGTCCGACAAATTTCGAAACGTAACTGTCGACTTTGAGCTGAAATTGAAAGAGGATAAGGAAATGCTAAAATTCCTAGTTGTGGAGAGTGAAAAAACGTTAACC GACTTACGGTCATTGttgaagaaaggaaaaaatattttcgacatcTCCCAATTATGTAAGAAGTACAAAACGGAGAATGAAACTATTCAGCCATGGGACGATAGAACTTTTAAAACAGATAAAGAAGTCAAGGATGCACTGAGTGATCAT AATCTGAAACACTTGTCGAAAATGGACTTATTTTGGTATCGAACATCAGTGGTACAAACGGCGAATCGAGAACTGACCGAGGAAAAGATTGAGCTacagaaagaaaatgaaaatcttcaaCAATTAGTCCGTAGTTATTTCCAGCAACAGCAATACAAATCGGATGTAGAATcattaaatataaataagTTCGTAACTGCAATCATACCTACGCAAGAGGCTGCCCAAATGTTCAAACGAAAACGCaacgaataa